The following are encoded in a window of uncultured Pseudomonas sp. genomic DNA:
- the zapE gene encoding cell division protein ZapE: MEVVSPLVAYRQAIEQLGFESDQAQWQAARLLEDCYQALHQADSAALTPAGVYLWGPVGRGKTWLMDQFHRSLRVPARRQHFHHFMSWVHRRLFQLTGTPDPLRALARELSAEVRVLCFDELFVNDIGDAMIVGPLLQAMFEAGVVLVATSNQPPQQLYADGFNRERFQPAIAAIEQHMQVLGIDGGQDHRLHPGAARQRYWVAHPERPSGLNQLFAQLAAGLPASTEQIVLGRRAVNVVQRSEQVLWCRYAELCEQPLSALDFIDLCDRFAAIVLSEVPNLSAQQRVVKIARGTEDGVERVAAGDRALPALSVHDDSVRRFIALVDECYDRRVPLYLEAQVPLEQLYTEGYLAFPFRRTLSRLHEMQLQRFTDA, encoded by the coding sequence ATGGAAGTGGTGTCACCCCTGGTAGCCTATCGACAGGCCATCGAGCAGCTGGGCTTCGAGTCGGATCAGGCGCAGTGGCAGGCCGCGCGGCTGCTAGAGGACTGTTATCAAGCCTTGCATCAAGCCGACAGCGCCGCGCTAACGCCGGCCGGGGTGTATCTCTGGGGGCCGGTGGGGCGCGGCAAGACCTGGCTGATGGATCAGTTCCATCGCAGCCTGCGGGTGCCGGCTCGGCGTCAGCACTTTCATCACTTTATGAGTTGGGTGCATCGGCGCTTGTTTCAGCTGACCGGCACCCCCGATCCCTTGCGGGCGTTGGCGCGCGAGCTGAGCGCAGAGGTGCGGGTGCTGTGTTTCGACGAGCTGTTCGTCAATGACATCGGCGACGCGATGATCGTCGGCCCCTTGCTGCAGGCGATGTTCGAGGCCGGCGTGGTGCTGGTCGCCACCTCCAACCAGCCGCCGCAGCAGCTGTATGCCGATGGCTTCAACCGCGAGCGCTTTCAGCCGGCGATTGCGGCGATCGAGCAGCACATGCAGGTGTTGGGCATCGATGGCGGGCAGGACCATCGCCTGCACCCCGGTGCTGCGCGTCAGCGCTATTGGGTGGCGCATCCAGAGCGGCCGAGTGGCTTGAATCAGCTGTTCGCGCAGTTGGCGGCGGGGCTGCCGGCATCCACCGAGCAGATTGTGCTGGGCCGGAGGGCGGTTAACGTGGTGCAGCGCAGCGAGCAGGTGCTCTGGTGCCGCTATGCCGAACTGTGCGAGCAACCGCTGTCGGCCCTGGATTTCATCGACTTGTGCGACCGCTTCGCCGCGATTGTGCTGAGCGAGGTGCCGAATCTGAGTGCGCAGCAACGCGTGGTGAAGATCGCCCGCGGCACCGAGGACGGTGTCGAACGGGTGGCTGCTGGTGATCGAGCGCTGCCGGCGCTGTCAGTGCATGACGACAGTGTGCGGCGCTTTATCGCCCTGGTCGATGAGTGCTACGACCGCCGCGTGCCGCTGTACCTGGAGGCCCAGGTGCCGTTGGAACAGCTGTACACCGAGGGGTATCTGGCTTTTCCCTTCCGCCGCACCCTGAGCCGTCTGCACGAGATGCAGTTACAGCGCTTCACCGACGCTTGA
- the hemW gene encoding radical SAM family heme chaperone HemW — MNDSSGGGFALPPLALYVHIPWCVKKCPYCDFNSHTAGPNLPEEAYVDALLADLDADLGHVHGRPLTSIFFGGGTPSLFSAKALSRLLQGVEQRVAFAPDIEITLEANPGTFEQAKFRDYRSLGINRLSIGVQSFQAPKLIALGRIHDGDEAVHAADMARAAGFDNFNLDLMHGLPDQSIEDALSDLRIAIAQQPTHLSWYQLTVEPNTVFWNQPPVMPEDDILWDIQEAGQALLAAEGYAQYEVSAYAQAGKAARHNLNYWTFGDFLGIGAGAHAKLSSPDGRISRSWKTRLPKDYLDSSKRFNAGERVLSADELPFEFLMNVLRLTDGVASELFTQRTGLPLSQLTAARTEAQQRGLLHSDPTRLSATREGQLFLNDLLQHFLP, encoded by the coding sequence ATGAACGACTCCTCCGGCGGCGGCTTCGCGCTGCCGCCGCTGGCACTCTATGTGCACATCCCCTGGTGCGTGAAGAAGTGCCCGTATTGCGACTTCAACTCCCACACCGCCGGGCCGAATCTGCCGGAGGAAGCCTACGTCGACGCCCTACTCGCTGACCTGGATGCCGACTTGGGCCACGTTCATGGCCGGCCGCTGACCTCGATTTTCTTCGGCGGCGGTACGCCCAGCCTGTTTTCAGCCAAGGCCCTCAGCCGCCTGCTGCAAGGCGTCGAGCAACGCGTGGCGTTTGCGCCAGACATTGAAATCACCCTGGAAGCCAACCCAGGCACCTTCGAACAGGCCAAGTTCCGCGACTACCGCAGCCTGGGCATCAATCGCCTGTCGATCGGTGTACAGAGCTTCCAGGCGCCCAAGTTGATCGCGCTGGGGCGCATCCACGATGGCGATGAAGCCGTGCACGCCGCCGACATGGCTCGCGCCGCCGGTTTCGATAATTTCAACCTGGACCTGATGCACGGCTTGCCGGATCAGTCCATCGAGGATGCCCTCAGCGATTTACGCATCGCCATCGCCCAGCAGCCGACGCACCTGTCCTGGTACCAGCTGACGGTAGAACCGAACACGGTGTTCTGGAACCAGCCGCCAGTGATGCCCGAGGACGACATCCTCTGGGACATCCAGGAGGCCGGGCAGGCCCTGCTGGCTGCCGAAGGCTACGCGCAGTATGAAGTGTCGGCTTACGCCCAAGCCGGCAAAGCCGCGCGGCATAATCTCAATTACTGGACCTTTGGCGATTTTCTCGGCATCGGTGCCGGCGCCCACGCCAAGCTGAGCAGCCCGGACGGGCGCATCAGCCGCAGCTGGAAGACCCGCCTGCCCAAGGACTACCTCGACAGCAGCAAGCGCTTCAACGCCGGCGAGCGCGTACTGAGTGCCGATGAGTTGCCCTTTGAATTTCTGATGAATGTGCTGCGTCTCACCGACGGCGTCGCCAGCGAGCTATTCACTCAACGCACCGGCCTGCCGCTGAGCCAGCTCACAGCGGCACGTACAGAGGCCCAGCAGCGCGGCCTGCTGCACAGCGATCCGACGCGCCTGAGCGCCACCCGCGAAGGCCAGCTGTTCCTCAATGACCTGCTGCAACACTTTCTCCCCTAA
- the rdgB gene encoding RdgB/HAM1 family non-canonical purine NTP pyrophosphatase, whose protein sequence is MIHFNELVLASHNAGKLKELQAMLGSSVRVRSVGEFSAVEPEETGLSFIENAILKARNAARVSGLPALADDSGLAVDFLGGAPGIYSARYADGQGDAANNAKLLDVLKAVPDAERGAQFVCCLALVRHADDPLPIICEGLWHGRILHAAQGIEGFGYDPLFWVPERDCSSAELPAAEKNQISHRARAMALLKQRLGLV, encoded by the coding sequence ATGATCCACTTCAACGAACTGGTGCTGGCCAGCCACAACGCCGGCAAACTCAAAGAACTGCAAGCCATGCTCGGCAGCAGCGTGCGTGTGCGCTCGGTCGGTGAGTTTTCTGCCGTCGAGCCGGAAGAAACCGGCCTGTCGTTTATCGAGAACGCCATCCTCAAGGCGCGTAACGCGGCGCGGGTTTCCGGCTTGCCGGCATTGGCTGACGACTCCGGCCTGGCGGTGGACTTTCTCGGTGGCGCACCGGGCATCTATTCGGCGCGTTATGCCGATGGCCAGGGTGATGCGGCGAATAACGCCAAGCTGCTCGACGTATTAAAGGCTGTGCCGGACGCTGAGCGCGGCGCGCAGTTCGTCTGCTGCCTGGCACTGGTACGGCATGCCGACGACCCACTGCCGATTATCTGCGAAGGCCTCTGGCACGGGCGCATCCTGCACGCCGCGCAAGGCATCGAAGGCTTTGGCTATGACCCGCTGTTCTGGGTGCCCGAACGTGACTGTTCCAGCGCCGAGCTGCCGGCCGCCGAGAAGAACCAGATCAGCCACCGCGCCCGCGCCATGGCCCTGCTCAAACAGCGGCTGGGGCTGGTATGA
- a CDS encoding DUF3392 domain-containing protein: MDLLLDLIVTLSRWSRSHLYDISLTIMATLLVLFGPGINAWVQRNTSSMNFILRTLIFVLLCALGYGLLIVFATPYLAKGLGLFNNFTLAPMLILVFFIIGILADRN; this comes from the coding sequence ATGGACCTGCTACTCGACCTGATCGTCACCCTGTCGCGCTGGAGCCGCAGCCACCTCTACGACATCTCGCTGACGATCATGGCGACCCTGCTGGTGCTGTTCGGCCCCGGCATCAACGCCTGGGTGCAACGCAATACCAGCAGCATGAACTTCATCTTGCGCACGCTGATCTTCGTGCTGCTCTGCGCCTTGGGTTACGGCTTGCTGATCGTCTTCGCCACGCCTTACCTGGCCAAGGGCCTGGGCTTGTTTAACAACTTCACCCTGGCGCCGATGCTGATCCTGGTGTTCTTTATCATCGGCATCCTCGCCGACCGCAACTAG
- a CDS encoding DUF4426 domain-containing protein, with the protein MHRIAVLFIALCLSLPALAERKQSFGDLDVHYIAFNSSFLQPDIAAANGLARSKTLGVLNISVLKAGKASSASVSGEVKDLVGRSHTLSFKQVNEGEAIYYLAQFPFTQQEMLRFTLSVRVADGVAHSVEFNQEFFPDR; encoded by the coding sequence ATGCATCGTATTGCCGTGTTGTTTATCGCCCTATGCCTGAGCCTGCCCGCGCTGGCTGAGCGCAAGCAGAGCTTTGGCGATCTGGATGTGCACTACATCGCCTTCAACTCCAGCTTTCTGCAGCCGGACATTGCCGCTGCCAACGGCCTGGCCCGCAGCAAGACCCTGGGGGTGCTCAACATTTCCGTGCTCAAAGCCGGCAAAGCCAGCAGCGCCAGCGTCAGCGGCGAGGTCAAAGACCTGGTCGGGCGTAGCCATACGCTCAGCTTCAAGCAGGTCAATGAAGGCGAAGCCATCTACTACCTGGCGCAGTTCCCCTTCACCCAGCAGGAAATGCTGCGCTTCACCCTCTCTGTCCGCGTGGCCGATGGCGTCGCGCACAGCGTCGAGTTCAACCAGGAGTTTTTCCCCGACCGATGA